From the genome of Streptomyces sp. V1I1, one region includes:
- a CDS encoding APC family permease, producing MSTDAGPGPDPTGPAGAARTQSQHDDDALGVLGYRPELKRTLGNFHTFAAGISYISILTGTFQLFYFGVSFGGPAYWWSWPMVFAGQLMVALCFCELAARYPVAGSVYNWSKTMGGPHIGWLGGWMMMTATMVTLSAVALAYQITLPQIDDWFQFVGDGSGKTDAAANAVLLGTVLILFSTVVNAFGVQLMARINSAGVFIELIAAVALIVFLAAHITRGPSSVLTETYGLGSGQTLGYFGAFLTASLASAYVMYGFDTASSLGEESHDPSRNAPRAILRALIASFIIGGLILLFALMAVPDLFAKELSTAGLQYVVLETLGSTIGEIFLWCVVIAITVCVLAVQAAGIRLMFAMARDNNLPAGSLLARVSPRFKTPVVPAVVIGVVGVVILVININQPQIFSVITSIAIIMIYVAYLLVTTPMLIQRLRGTWQPAEGKFSLGRFGLPVNIIAVLWGVAMSINLAWPRAEVYNATGPQHWYLRWGAFLFVGAVALGGFAYYWFVQRHRTGVLAEHRAVVEDAAPPATS from the coding sequence ATGAGCACGGACGCCGGCCCAGGGCCGGACCCCACCGGACCCGCCGGCGCCGCCCGGACCCAGAGCCAGCACGACGACGATGCGCTCGGCGTACTCGGCTACCGTCCGGAACTGAAGCGGACCCTCGGCAACTTCCACACCTTCGCCGCCGGGATCAGCTACATCTCGATCCTGACCGGCACCTTCCAGCTGTTCTACTTCGGCGTCAGCTTCGGCGGCCCGGCGTACTGGTGGTCCTGGCCGATGGTCTTCGCCGGCCAGCTGATGGTGGCGCTGTGCTTCTGCGAGCTCGCCGCCCGCTACCCGGTTGCCGGGTCCGTCTACAACTGGTCCAAAACCATGGGCGGCCCGCACATCGGCTGGCTCGGCGGCTGGATGATGATGACGGCCACCATGGTCACGCTGTCGGCCGTGGCGCTCGCCTACCAGATCACGCTGCCGCAGATCGACGACTGGTTCCAGTTCGTGGGTGACGGGAGCGGCAAGACCGACGCGGCCGCCAACGCCGTTCTCCTCGGCACGGTGCTCATCCTCTTCTCCACCGTGGTCAACGCCTTCGGTGTCCAACTCATGGCGCGCATCAACTCGGCGGGTGTGTTCATCGAGTTGATCGCCGCGGTCGCACTCATCGTCTTCCTGGCGGCACACATCACCCGCGGTCCCAGCAGCGTCCTGACCGAGACGTACGGGCTCGGCAGCGGCCAGACCCTCGGCTACTTCGGCGCGTTCCTGACGGCGTCGCTGGCCTCGGCGTATGTGATGTACGGCTTCGACACGGCGTCGTCGCTCGGCGAGGAGTCGCACGACCCGAGCCGCAACGCGCCCCGCGCCATCCTGCGGGCTCTGATCGCGTCCTTCATCATCGGCGGTCTGATCCTGCTCTTCGCCCTCATGGCGGTGCCGGATCTGTTCGCCAAGGAGCTGTCCACGGCCGGTCTGCAGTACGTCGTCCTGGAGACGCTCGGTTCGACGATCGGCGAGATCTTCCTGTGGTGCGTGGTCATCGCGATCACCGTCTGCGTACTGGCCGTGCAGGCCGCCGGCATCCGGCTGATGTTCGCCATGGCCCGGGACAACAACCTGCCCGCGGGCTCACTGCTCGCGCGGGTCAGCCCGCGCTTCAAGACGCCCGTGGTGCCCGCCGTAGTGATCGGCGTCGTGGGTGTCGTCATCCTCGTCATCAACATCAACCAGCCGCAGATCTTCTCGGTGATCACCAGCATCGCGATCATCATGATCTACGTGGCGTATCTGCTGGTCACCACGCCCATGCTGATCCAGCGGCTGCGCGGCACATGGCAGCCCGCCGAGGGAAAGTTCTCGCTCGGCAGGTTCGGACTGCCCGTCAACATCATCGCCGTGCTGTGGGGCGTGGCCATGTCGATCAACCTTGCCTGGCCGCGCGCCGAGGTCTACAACGCGACCGGTCCGCAGCACTGGTACCTGCGCTGGGGCGCGTTCCTGTTCGTCGGCGCGGTCGCACTCGGTGGCTTCGCCTACTACTGGTTCGTGCAGCGGCACCGCACCGGCGTACTCGCCGAGCACCGCGCCGTCGTCGAGGACGCGGCGCCGCCCGCCACCTCCTGA
- a CDS encoding GAF domain-containing protein, with the protein MSDAWVALESGADPTERIAVLRRAYDSYLTAGRVERPVRSVVADSWRRSARAHVSPEGTAGVELDADALAAYRGSHPLARVMPLVRELMGAYAMDGEHLVAVCDAHGRLLWVEGPDATRRKADRMNFVPGARWAEAVAGTNAPGTAITLDRPVQVFAAEHFRRPVQAWTCAAAPIHDPATGRLLGAVDITGGDRLAHPHSLAFVGAVARAAESQLALLAPPPAVGRVQLSALGRDEALLVAGGRKARLSRRHSEILVVLAHRPEGVGGDELLMELYEDESVTPVTLRAELSRLRGLLGPELLRSRPYRLAVPVDADFDTMARRLASGAVTGALSAYAGPLLPASQAPAVARLRRRLEDQLRAALIARGDPGLLADWAYSPWGEDDLPVWRALAAALPVQQRPSALARVHELDAWQGS; encoded by the coding sequence GTGAGCGACGCATGGGTGGCCCTTGAGTCCGGCGCGGATCCGACGGAGCGGATCGCCGTGCTGCGCAGGGCGTACGACTCGTATCTGACCGCGGGACGGGTCGAACGGCCGGTCCGTTCCGTTGTGGCCGATTCCTGGCGGCGTTCGGCGCGCGCCCATGTCAGCCCGGAGGGCACAGCGGGCGTCGAGCTGGACGCCGACGCGCTGGCGGCGTACCGCGGGAGCCATCCGCTGGCGCGGGTTATGCCGCTGGTGCGGGAGCTGATGGGTGCGTACGCCATGGACGGCGAGCATCTGGTCGCGGTGTGCGACGCGCACGGTCGGCTGCTGTGGGTCGAAGGGCCTGACGCCACGCGCCGGAAGGCGGACCGGATGAACTTCGTGCCGGGTGCCCGCTGGGCCGAGGCGGTCGCCGGTACGAACGCCCCGGGCACGGCGATCACCCTGGACCGGCCCGTACAGGTCTTCGCCGCCGAGCACTTCCGGCGGCCGGTGCAGGCCTGGACGTGCGCGGCGGCACCGATCCACGATCCGGCCACCGGGCGGCTGCTCGGCGCGGTGGACATCACCGGCGGTGACCGGCTTGCGCATCCGCACAGCCTCGCGTTCGTGGGGGCGGTGGCACGGGCCGCCGAGTCACAGCTGGCGCTGCTCGCCCCGCCGCCCGCCGTCGGCCGGGTACAGCTGTCGGCGCTGGGGCGGGACGAGGCGCTGCTGGTGGCGGGCGGCCGCAAGGCGCGCCTGAGCCGCCGGCACAGCGAGATCCTCGTGGTGCTGGCTCACCGCCCGGAGGGCGTCGGCGGCGACGAGCTGCTGATGGAGCTGTACGAGGACGAGTCGGTCACCCCGGTGACGCTGCGGGCGGAGCTGTCCCGGCTGCGCGGGCTGCTGGGCCCTGAGCTGCTGCGCTCGCGCCCGTACCGGCTCGCGGTACCCGTCGACGCGGACTTCGACACGATGGCGCGGCGGCTGGCGTCGGGGGCGGTGACCGGGGCGCTGAGCGCGTACGCCGGTCCACTGCTGCCCGCCTCGCAGGCGCCCGCGGTGGCGCGGCTGCGCCGCCGACTGGAGGACCAGCTGCGGGCGGCGCTGATCGCGCGCGGCGATCCGGGGCTGCTGGCGGACTGGGCGTACAGCCCGTGGGGCGAGGACGACCTCCCGGTGTGGCGGGCGCTGGCCGCCGCGCTCCCCGTACAGCAGCGTCCGTCCGCACTCGCGCGCGTACACGAACTGGATGCCTGGCAGGGGTCGTGA
- a CDS encoding aldehyde dehydrogenase family protein produces MPELFIGGKWTAAVDGHVREIRCPADGTLVATVDEAGPKDAVAAIAAARDAFDRGPWPGTPAAERGRLLLRVADLLERDKDALARAESLDTGKRLVESEYDMDDIAKCFRYFGNLTASGGSDRIVDTGNPEADSRVVHEPVGVCALITPWNYPLLQTAWKVAPALGAGNTFVLKPSELTPHTAIILMRLLTEAGLPDGVANLVLGAGPTVGAPLTADPRVDLVSFTGGLLTGRRIMAAAAPTVKKVALELGGKNPNIVFADADFDAAVDYALMAVFLHSGQVCSAGARLLVQEELHDRFVDAVVAQAQEIRLGGPFDQNARTGPLISAAHRDKVEAYVAAGIAEGAVLRCGGARPDDPALQDGFYYPPTVLDECTPGMSVVTDESFGPVLTVERFRDEREAVALANDTVYGLAGAVWSQDVGRAHRVASQLRAGTVWINDFHPYVPQAEWGGMKQSGFGRELGPAGLAEYQEAKHIWRNLAPRPQRWFA; encoded by the coding sequence ATGCCGGAGCTGTTCATCGGCGGTAAGTGGACCGCCGCGGTCGACGGGCATGTTCGTGAGATCCGCTGCCCTGCGGACGGCACCCTTGTCGCGACCGTAGACGAGGCGGGGCCGAAGGACGCCGTGGCGGCGATCGCCGCGGCCCGTGACGCCTTCGACCGCGGACCGTGGCCCGGCACCCCGGCCGCTGAGCGCGGCCGGCTGCTGCTGCGCGTGGCCGACCTGCTGGAACGCGACAAGGACGCACTCGCCCGCGCCGAATCCCTGGACACCGGGAAGCGGCTGGTGGAGAGCGAGTACGACATGGACGACATCGCCAAGTGCTTCCGCTACTTCGGCAATCTGACGGCGTCCGGCGGCAGCGACCGGATCGTCGACACCGGCAATCCGGAGGCGGACAGCCGGGTGGTGCACGAGCCGGTCGGCGTATGCGCGCTGATCACTCCATGGAACTATCCGCTGCTGCAGACCGCCTGGAAGGTCGCCCCGGCGCTCGGCGCGGGCAACACCTTCGTCCTCAAGCCCAGCGAGCTGACCCCGCACACCGCGATCATTCTGATGCGCCTGCTGACCGAGGCGGGGCTGCCGGACGGGGTGGCCAATCTGGTGCTGGGTGCGGGTCCCACGGTCGGCGCGCCACTCACAGCAGACCCGCGGGTCGATCTGGTGTCGTTCACCGGCGGGCTCCTGACCGGGCGCCGCATCATGGCCGCCGCCGCGCCCACCGTGAAGAAGGTCGCCCTGGAGCTGGGCGGCAAGAACCCCAACATCGTCTTCGCCGACGCCGACTTCGACGCCGCGGTCGACTACGCGCTGATGGCGGTGTTCCTGCACTCCGGGCAGGTCTGCTCGGCCGGGGCGCGGCTGCTGGTCCAGGAAGAGCTGCACGACAGGTTCGTCGACGCGGTGGTGGCGCAGGCGCAGGAGATCCGGCTCGGCGGCCCGTTCGACCAGAACGCCCGCACGGGGCCGCTGATCTCCGCCGCCCATCGCGACAAGGTCGAGGCCTATGTCGCGGCGGGCATCGCCGAGGGCGCCGTGCTGCGCTGCGGCGGCGCGCGGCCCGACGACCCGGCTCTGCAGGACGGCTTCTACTACCCGCCGACCGTGCTGGACGAGTGCACACCGGGCATGTCGGTGGTGACCGACGAGTCGTTCGGCCCGGTCCTCACCGTCGAGCGGTTCCGCGACGAGAGGGAAGCGGTCGCGCTGGCCAACGACACCGTCTACGGGCTTGCCGGGGCGGTCTGGTCGCAGGACGTCGGCCGGGCGCACCGGGTCGCCTCCCAGCTGCGCGCCGGAACCGTATGGATCAACGACTTCCATCCGTACGTCCCGCAGGCGGAGTGGGGCGGTATGAAACAGTCCGGCTTCGGCCGCGAACTGGGCCCCGCGGGTCTCGCGGAGTACCAGGAAGCCAAGCACATCTGGCGCAACCTCGCCCCCCGCCCCCAGAGGTGGTTCGCATGA
- a CDS encoding GMC family oxidoreductase, whose protein sequence is MSAQSPAHEFDYVVVGGGTAGAVIAARLTENADVSVCVLEAGPSDVGDDNILRLDRWMALLESGYDWDYPVEPQENGNSFLRHARAKVLGGCSSHNSCIAFWAPAEDLDEWGAMGCTGWSAKDCFPLYQRLESNDAPGEHHGRSGPVTIRTVPPNDPCGRALIAACEAVGISTTPFNSGTTVVRGVNWFQINARPDGTRSSASVSYLHPVLGKRPNLELRTELQAKRLLFGGDGRCTGVEYLEPDTIHSGSVSARREVIVSCGAIDSPKLLMLSGIGPAGHLRECGVDVRVDSPGVGSRLQDHPEGVIMWEAKQPMVTSSTQWWEIGIFADTEPGLDRPDLMFHYGSVPFDMNTYRRGYPTSDNAFCLTPNVTRARSMGTVRLRTRDFRDKPKVDPRYFTHEHDMRVMTYGLRLARKIAAQAPMAEWAGKELAPGQALQSDEELFSYIRETHNTVYHPAGTVRMGAADDADAPLDPQLRVKGVSGLRVADASIMPFLTTANPCITTMMIGEKCADLIKSA, encoded by the coding sequence ATGTCCGCACAGAGCCCCGCCCACGAGTTCGACTATGTGGTGGTCGGCGGCGGCACGGCCGGCGCCGTCATCGCCGCGCGCCTGACCGAGAACGCTGACGTCAGCGTCTGCGTACTGGAGGCGGGGCCCTCGGACGTCGGTGACGACAACATCCTCCGGCTCGACCGCTGGATGGCCCTGCTGGAGTCCGGCTACGACTGGGACTATCCGGTGGAACCGCAGGAGAACGGCAACAGCTTTCTGCGGCACGCCCGGGCCAAGGTGCTCGGCGGCTGCTCGTCGCACAACTCCTGCATCGCCTTCTGGGCACCGGCCGAGGACCTCGACGAGTGGGGCGCGATGGGCTGTACGGGCTGGAGCGCCAAGGACTGTTTCCCGCTCTACCAGCGCCTGGAGTCCAATGACGCGCCCGGGGAGCACCATGGCCGCTCGGGACCTGTCACCATCCGCACCGTACCGCCGAACGACCCGTGCGGCAGGGCACTGATCGCCGCCTGCGAGGCGGTCGGCATCTCCACCACGCCGTTCAACAGCGGCACCACGGTGGTGCGCGGGGTGAACTGGTTCCAGATCAACGCCCGTCCGGACGGCACCCGTTCGTCCGCCTCGGTGTCCTATCTGCACCCCGTTCTCGGCAAGCGGCCGAACCTGGAATTGCGCACCGAACTGCAGGCCAAGCGGCTGCTGTTCGGCGGCGACGGGCGCTGCACGGGTGTCGAGTACCTGGAGCCCGACACCATTCACAGCGGGTCGGTCTCGGCGCGCCGCGAGGTGATCGTCTCCTGCGGCGCCATCGACTCGCCGAAGCTGCTGATGCTGTCGGGCATCGGACCTGCCGGGCATCTGCGGGAGTGCGGGGTCGATGTGCGGGTCGACTCCCCCGGGGTCGGCTCCCGTCTCCAGGACCACCCGGAGGGCGTGATCATGTGGGAGGCGAAGCAGCCCATGGTCACCTCGTCCACGCAGTGGTGGGAGATCGGCATCTTCGCCGACACGGAACCGGGTCTGGACCGGCCCGACCTGATGTTCCACTACGGCTCGGTGCCGTTCGACATGAACACCTACCGGCGCGGCTACCCGACGTCCGACAACGCCTTCTGCCTCACCCCGAACGTCACCCGCGCCCGCTCGATGGGCACGGTGCGGCTGCGCACCCGTGACTTCCGGGACAAGCCGAAGGTCGACCCGCGCTACTTCACGCACGAGCACGACATGAGGGTGATGACGTACGGCCTTCGGCTCGCGCGCAAGATCGCCGCCCAGGCCCCGATGGCGGAGTGGGCCGGCAAGGAGCTCGCTCCCGGGCAGGCGCTGCAGTCCGACGAGGAGCTGTTCTCGTACATCCGCGAGACCCACAACACCGTCTACCACCCGGCGGGCACGGTTCGGATGGGCGCGGCGGACGACGCGGACGCGCCGCTCGATCCGCAGCTGCGGGTCAAGGGCGTCAGCGGGCTGCGGGTGGCCGACGCGTCCATCATGCCGTTCCTGACGACGGCCAACCCGTGCATCACGACGATGATGATCGGCGAGAAGTGCGCAGATCTGATCAAGTCGGCCTGA